The region TCGGTTTGCGGGGCCAGGGTATCCTCAGCCATTTGGCTGCTTATGAGCTGCCTGGCTATCCTCGTCTACTTTTCATGACCGATGGGGGGATCAACATTAACCCGAGCCTGGAGCAGAAAGTTGAAATTATTCGCAACGCGGTGGAGTTTCTCCACAGGCTCGGGTTGGCTGAACCAAAAGTGGCGATCCTCTCCGCTAATGAAGTTGTTACCCCTAAAATGCCGGTAACAGTAGAGGCAGAAACCCTGGTCGGCCTGGCCCGGGAGGGGGCCTTCGGCAGGGCGGTGGTGGAAGGCCCGCTACCCATGGATTTGGCGGTCAGCGAGAAGGCGGCCCGCATGAAAAATTTCCACAGCAAGGTGGCCGGTCAGGCTGATCTGCTGGTTGTACCCACCATTGAGGCTGGAAATATTCTGGGCAAGACCATCATTTACCTGGCAAATGGAACTATGGCGGGAGTAGTTGTCGGCTCCCGGGTGCCCGCGGTAATGAATTCCCGGGCCGATACCTCCATGGGCAAGCTGGTGTCTTTGGCGATGGCTTGCCTGGGCACAAGCAAATAGACGGCAAGGGCGAACGGTTTTTGGGGATAACTTGAGTTCAGAAGGCACATATTATATTGCCGGGAAAACTCATAGCGGAGGTTGATTTGATGGATCGGATCTATCTTGACCATGCCGGTACAACTCCTGTACGGCAAGAGGTAATAGAAGCAATGGTAAATTCCATGCGGGAAAACTGGGGTAATCCTTCCAGCGTGCACAAAGAAGGCCGCCAGGCCAGAAAGGCTTTAGATGAGGCGAGAGAGCAGGTGGCGGCCTTGATCGGGGCAAAGCCCGAAGAAGTTTTCTTTGCCGGAGGAGGCACCGAAGCCGATAACATTGCTGTCCAGGGGGTTGCCCTGGCTAACCGCCAAAAAGGCAGGCATCTGATCACCTCCGTGATCGAACATCATGCGGTGCTGGATGCTTTCAAGTTCCTCGAAACTCAAGGGTTTGAAGTTACTTATTTGCCGGTGACCTGTGAAGGAATGGTCCGGGTGGAAGATGTGGCAGCGGCTGTCCGGAAGGACACGGTCCTGATCAGCGTCATGCATGTTAATAATGAGGTTGGTACCATTCAGCCAATCAGGGAGATTGGCCAAATTGCGATTGAGCGGCGTAT is a window of Syntrophomonadaceae bacterium DNA encoding:
- a CDS encoding bifunctional enoyl-CoA hydratase/phosphate acetyltransferase, with the translated sequence MDVTNFQVLLDAVARLPKTRVSVAGAAEPFILEGVKEAWRRGLIDPVLVGDQRGIVKAVLDVGLDPARMEIVHEPDLTQAAYTSAALVANGQADVLMKGKVSSTDFMRGLLAREFGLRGQGILSHLAAYELPGYPRLLFMTDGGININPSLEQKVEIIRNAVEFLHRLGLAEPKVAILSANEVVTPKMPVTVEAETLVGLAREGAFGRAVVEGPLPMDLAVSEKAARMKNFHSKVAGQADLLVVPTIEAGNILGKTIIYLANGTMAGVVVGSRVPAVMNSRADTSMGKLVSLAMACLGTSK